In Solenopsis invicta isolate M01_SB chromosome 6, UNIL_Sinv_3.0, whole genome shotgun sequence, the genomic window CTGGCAAACAGTGACAAAAACAAGGACCTTGCTGCTAATGCACTTTCGTTGTTTTCCTTATCATGACAAGCACTCTACTATAAATGGAAGGAAACATGAAACAAAGAATCTGACTGAGTTATGCGTGACTGAGACTGAGAGCACTTCGTAACTTTTGTGTCACGTGATAACTTAGTCTTCATGTATCTGTAACTGCATGTTCTTATACATAATATTGTCACATATCATGttatcagttatataaatgtgataaaaaaaaattaatgtttttaaaatatttctttacagcCAATGGCTATGGAAATGGCGGTATTCATGGAACGCAAGGATTTGAAGGCAATCCGTTTTTACACGGCGCGGGATCAAACGCTAACGCTAATGCCAATGCTAATGCTAATGCTCAGGCAGGTGCAGGCGGAAATAGCGGAGGTATCCTGGGAGGACAAGGTGGATATCAACAAGGTGGATATCATCAAGGTGGCGGTTACCCAACGGGATCAATACAAAAACCTTCGATCGATGGCATCAACAATCCTTTTTTACATCCAGGATCTGGTAATGCTGGTGCCAATGTCAATACTAATGCCAATGCCAATGCAAATGCTGGAGCCGGTGGAATTGGAGAAGAATTAGGCATAAATAATCCATTCCTTTCTACTGGTGGTATATCTCATAATACTGGAGAAGTAAACTATCAACCAGGAAGTCATTCTAAACCTTTTCCTACCACTTATCCGGGTCAATCTGGAGTAGGATTCCCGCACGGATCGGCAGGAACAAATGCTGGCGCCAACGCCAATGCTAATACCGGTGTTGGAGCTGGCGGTGTTGGAGGTTATCCCAAACCTCTTCCTACCACTTATCCGGGTCAATCTGGAGTAGGATTTCCGCACGGATCGGCAGGAACGAATACTGGCGCCAACGCCAATGCTAATACTGGTGTTGGAGCTGGCGGTGTTGGAGGTTATCCCAAACCTCTTCCTACCACTTATCCGGGTCAATCTGGAGTAGGATTTCCGCACGGATCGGCAGGAACGAATACTGGCGCCAACGCCAATGCTAATACTGGTGTTGGAGCTGGCGGTGTTGGAGGTTATCCCAAACCTTTTCCTACCACTTATCCGGGTCAATCTGGAGTAGGATTTCCGCACGGATCGGCAGGAATAAATGCTGGCACCAACGCTAATGGCAATATTGGTGTTGGAGCTGGAGGTGTTGGAGGTCATTCCAAACCTTTTCCTACCACCTATCCAGGTCAATCTGGAGTAGGATTCCCGCACGGATCGGCAGGAACGAATGCTGGCGCTAACGCCAATGCCAATGCCGGTGCTGGCAGTGTTGGAGATTACGGACCAGTCAAGCAAAGTCCGATAATTGGCTCCGGCGGACACATCGATGGATCTTCAGGAGGTGGTTATGGAAATCATGGATCCGGTCAGAATCTCGGTGGAAGCATAGGACAAGTAGGTCCGTCTGGTGCTAATGTTAACGCTGGTGGTATCTTAGGAGGATCCGACGAACATGGACTCATTCTTGGAGGATCTGGAGGTCACGGAGGCTCCGACGGACATGGACTCATTCTTGGAGGATCTGGAAGTCACGGAGGAAATGGCGGGGGTTCTTTCGATCAGAGCGGTGTATTTGGAAATGATGGTGCAAATATTAACGGCGGACACATTGGAGGTTCTTCCGGTGCCCATGCTAATGCAGATGCCAATGCTAACGCCAATGCCGGAGCTGGCGGGCATGGAACTGTCCTTGGGGGATTCGGCGGAGGCTCCTTAGGTGGTCAAGGCGGCAGTGGATGCAGCCAATGTGGATCTTCTGGGCTAAATCTCGGTGGATATAACGGAGGTTCTTCCGGCGCTAATGCTAATCATAATGCTAATATTCATGGAGGACACGGTAGTCAAGGCGATAACGTCGGATTAATCGGAGGaggtatatatgtattttacatataaatctgGGTTTTGTGTGGTGTCCTGTACGATGAGCAATTCTAAAAAGAATTCACGCATGTAAATCTCAAAATTCAAGAATTAACGACACAagcacgtataaaatttttataaaattggcAGCTTAAATAGTTACTATTTAATTAGGAGTTAGCATGACTTCCTTTGTTATGTAATGTCTTGTCGACGTATATCTTTGACACGTAATAtcctattatatgtaaatatccATCGTTCAGACAATCATCGAACAAATGATGTACCTATCCTTTAACAACCTCCAGTGCATAATTCACTCATTATACAAGAGACGGAAAAATTCTTCAGATACTCATATCATTGTCAATATTACGATCGAGCTCACGAAAACTAGTCGTCAACGTCATCGCAAATTAATCTTCAAGTCGCAGAATATCCAGTATTACATTCCTAGCTCCTTTGTTCATGAATATGAACGCCATCGGATGGAAAAGTGATAAAAGACTCATCCAGCACTCCGATGGGAAACCCGATCAGAAGGTCCTTTGTATTCATTTGTATTTGTGTATCCACCGATCGTAACAAAGCTTTTCGTGTTCGCTTTTCCACAGACCTAAGCCCCGAAGCCAAGGCGACGGCGTTGACCATGGCGGAGGCTGTGGCATCGGGACTGgtcgtaattaaataattcgctATCCCGCAGGCTCAAACGCAAACGCACAAGCGTCCTCCAACGCGATTGCATCCGGCGGTGGATCGGCATCAGCAAGCAGTAAATCATCGGCCGTCACTAATGGATCGGGATCCGCGAAAGCCGACGCGTCCAGCAGCGCATCCTCGGGCACGGAAATAGGATCGAAAAGTTCGGCGTCGAGTCATGCGTCGGCTTCATCCGATACCAGGGACATGCTGatcttcaattaaatattgtgaTACAACAAAGTGGACGACCGACGAGAAGTCACTCGACGAAGAGTCCCCTTGGCCATAAAAGCAACACAATACTCCgatatatattttgatgttcCACAAGCGTAACCAGTGCAAATATGAT contains:
- the LOC105203805 gene encoding uncharacterized PE-PGRS family protein PE_PGRS54 isoform X2, with the protein product MKLFRCLVPVVLLLSIKDTSARPGVLGDFINGQVGSLLGVLKPKGTGAEASSNAQSLGGNLNFGPIGFSGGISSASASANSGAGGGQASAKADAQANGGYGGYGGANANANAQASANSNAQGSLGILGGYNGGNNGYYPSISHQPNYGNYGGSQSSANANANANANTNSIANGNGGVHPVRPSYYPSGSQIGGNANANANANANAGANVLNNGGLNVGPNKYPGGTGGIDRIEVIPINTLPLSRPSSPVVHPHPQRPGIGKEDVIVVVETPQYPPYHRVNPPSRHHHHQPHYGGKPKQQPVEIIIIEETGKPANGYGNGGIHGTQGFEGNPFLHGAGSNANANANANANAQAGAGGNSGGILGGQGGYQQGGYHQGGGYPTGSIQKPSIDGINNPFLHPGSGNAGANVNTNANANANAGAGGIGEELGINNPFLSTGGISHNTGEVNYQPGSHSKPFPTTYPGQSGVGFPHGSAGTNAGANANANTGVGAGGVGGYPKPLPTTYPGQSGVGFPHGSAGTNTGANANANTGVGAGGVGGYPKPLPTTYPGQSGVGFPHGSAGTNTGANANANTGVGAGGVGGYPKPFPTTYPGQSGVGFPHGSAGINAGTNANGNIGVGAGGVGGHSKPFPTTYPGQSGVGFPHGSAGTNAGANANANAGAGSVGDYGPVKQSPIIGSGGHIDGSSGGGYGNHGSGQNLGGSIGQVGPSGANVNAGGILGGSDEHGLILGGSGGHGGSDGHGLILGGSGSHGGNGGGSFDQSGVFGNDGANINGGHIGGSSGAHANADANANANAGAGGHGTVLGGFGGGSLGGQGGSGCSQCGSSGLNLGGYNGGSSGANANHNANIHGGHGSQGDNVGLIGGDLSPEAKATALTMAEAVASGLVVIK
- the LOC105203805 gene encoding uncharacterized PE-PGRS family protein PE_PGRS46 isoform X1; translated protein: MKLFRCLVPVVLLLSIKDTSARPGVLGDFINGQVGSLLGVLKPKGTGAEASSNAQSLGGNLNFGPIGFSGGISSASASANSGAGGGQASAKADAQANGGYGGYGGANANANAQASANSNAQGSLGILGGYNGGNNGYYPSISHQPNYGNYGGSQSSANANANANANTNSIANGNGGVHPVRPSYYPSGSQIGGNANANANANANAGANVLNNGGLNVGPNKYPGGTGGIDRIEVIPINTLPLSRPSSPVVHPHPQRPGIGKEDVIVVVETPQYPPYHRVNPPSRHHHHQPHYGGKPKQQPVEIIIIEETGKPANGYGNGGIHGTQGFEGNPFLHGAGSNANANANANANAQAGAGGNSGGILGGQGGYQQGGYHQGGGYPTGSIQKPSIDGINNPFLHPGSGNAGANVNTNANANANAGAGGIGEELGINNPFLSTGGISHNTGEVNYQPGSHSKPFPTTYPGQSGVGFPHGSAGTNAGANANANTGVGAGGVGGYPKPLPTTYPGQSGVGFPHGSAGTNTGANANANTGVGAGGVGGYPKPLPTTYPGQSGVGFPHGSAGTNTGANANANTGVGAGGVGGYPKPFPTTYPGQSGVGFPHGSAGINAGTNANGNIGVGAGGVGGHSKPFPTTYPGQSGVGFPHGSAGTNAGANANANAGAGSVGDYGPVKQSPIIGSGGHIDGSSGGGYGNHGSGQNLGGSIGQVGPSGANVNAGGILGGSDEHGLILGGSGGHGGSDGHGLILGGSGSHGGNGGGSFDQSGVFGNDGANINGGHIGGSSGAHANADANANANAGAGGHGTVLGGFGGGSLGGQGGSGCSQCGSSGLNLGGYNGGSSGANANHNANIHGGHGSQGDNVGLIGGGSNANAQASSNAIASGGGSASASSKSSAVTNGSGSAKADASSSASSGTEIGSKSSASSHASASSDTRDMLIFN
- the LOC105203805 gene encoding uncharacterized PE-PGRS family protein PE_PGRS54 isoform X3, whose translation is MKLFRCLVPVVLLLSIKDTSARPGVLGDFINGQVGSLLGVLKPKGTGAEASSNAQSLGGNLNFGPIGFSGGISSASASANSGAGGGQASAKADAQANGGYGGYGGANANANAQASANSNAQANGYGNGGIHGTQGFEGNPFLHGAGSNANANANANANAQAGAGGNSGGILGGQGGYQQGGYHQGGGYPTGSIQKPSIDGINNPFLHPGSGNAGANVNTNANANANAGAGGIGEELGINNPFLSTGGISHNTGEVNYQPGSHSKPFPTTYPGQSGVGFPHGSAGTNAGANANANTGVGAGGVGGYPKPLPTTYPGQSGVGFPHGSAGTNTGANANANTGVGAGGVGGYPKPLPTTYPGQSGVGFPHGSAGTNTGANANANTGVGAGGVGGYPKPFPTTYPGQSGVGFPHGSAGINAGTNANGNIGVGAGGVGGHSKPFPTTYPGQSGVGFPHGSAGTNAGANANANAGAGSVGDYGPVKQSPIIGSGGHIDGSSGGGYGNHGSGQNLGGSIGQVGPSGANVNAGGILGGSDEHGLILGGSGGHGGSDGHGLILGGSGSHGGNGGGSFDQSGVFGNDGANINGGHIGGSSGAHANADANANANAGAGGHGTVLGGFGGGSLGGQGGSGCSQCGSSGLNLGGYNGGSSGANANHNANIHGGHGSQGDNVGLIGGGSNANAQASSNAIASGGGSASASSKSSAVTNGSGSAKADASSSASSGTEIGSKSSASSHASASSDTRDMLIFN